Within the Methanococcus voltae PS genome, the region TAGGATTATATAGGTATATATTTTTAATAATTGTTATTTTTACATATTGTAATTAATACATTTAAAAATTTAAAAAATAAATAGAATAGCTACAAAATAAAAAAATAAAGAAAAATAAATAAATTTAATTTTTTGATTATTTAACAATCATGGTTCCAATACCTGTTTCAGTAAATATTTCCAATAATATCGCATGAGGTATTCTTCCATTTATAATATGAACACTATCTACGCCTTTGTTTAAAGCATTTATTGCAGCCTCAATTTTAGGAATCATACCGCCCTGAATAATACCTTGTTCAATCATCATTTCTAATTTTTCGACATTTACTTTTTTGTGTAGGGTACTAGGGTCATTTATATCTTCCATAATTCCGTCAACATCCGTAACCATTATTAATTTTTTTGAACCAGTAGCTCCAGCAATATCTCCTGCGGCAATATCTGCATTTAAATTTAAATCGTTGCCGTATTCATCTACCCCAATAGGTGAAATAACTGGTATATAATTTTCTTCCACCAATAAATCTACTAACTTGGTATCAATATGGCTTACTTCGCCAACCATACCTAAGTCAACTTCTATTTTTTGACTATCTTTTAATAAATATTGTAATTTCTTTTTAGCCTTTATAAGATGACCGGACTTTCCAGAAAGACCCACTGCCTTTCCACCATATTTTTCTAACTTTGATACAATATCGCCATTTATTTTTCCAATCAAAACCATTTTTACAATGTCAAGTGTTTCTTGGTCGGTAACCCTTAATCCATGAATAAATTCAGGTGTTTTACCCATTTTTTTCATGGCATTATTTATTTCAGGCCCTCCACCATGC harbors:
- the argB gene encoding acetylglutamate kinase, coding for MDDYSKAEVLMEALPYICKFHGQKFLIKYGGHAMVNEDAKNWVAKDLVLLKYVGMNPIVVHGGGPEINNAMKKMGKTPEFIHGLRVTDQETLDIVKMVLIGKINGDIVSKLEKYGGKAVGLSGKSGHLIKAKKKLQYLLKDSQKIEVDLGMVGEVSHIDTKLVDLLVEENYIPVISPIGVDEYGNDLNLNADIAAGDIAGATGSKKLIMVTDVDGIMEDINDPSTLHKKVNVEKLEMMIEQGIIQGGMIPKIEAAINALNKGVDSVHIINGRIPHAILLEIFTETGIGTMIVK